From the Erythrolamprus reginae isolate rEryReg1 chromosome Z, rEryReg1.hap1, whole genome shotgun sequence genome, one window contains:
- the LOC139175921 gene encoding olfactory receptor 14A16-like, with protein sequence MENQTTVPHFLLLEFSKNRHLQLLHFFFFFVLYLATVTTNLLIISAIALDHRLHSPMYFFLMNLALQDLGIVSVIVPKSMINSLMDTRHISYFGCVTQYFFFLCFEGSDFSLLTVMAYDRYVAICHPLHYEMVMNWKYCTEIIILVWVTGLLYGMLHTTATFSVPFCSNVVNQFFCEIPNLLKLSCSDINLPEVGILVASVIAGLGCFTFIVLSYAVIFKTVLRIPSEKGRQKALSTCIPHLTVVSILLLSGCIANLRPSSNTPSYLDFGLTVLYALLPSLFNPIIYSMRNKNIKSVLSKLW encoded by the coding sequence ATGGAGAACCAAACGACAGTGCCTCACTTTCTGCTTCTGGAATTCTCAAAAAATCGGCATCTGCagcttttgcatttctttttcttctttgtgttATATCTGGCAACTGTAACAACAAACCTTCTAATAATCTCTGCAATTGCTTTAGACCATCGACTACACAGTCCCATGTATTTCTTTCTCATGAATTTAGCTCTGCAGGACTTGGGCATTGTTTCAGTCATTGTGCCCAAATCTATGATAAATTCTCTCATGGACACTAGACACATCTCTTACTTTGGTTGTGTTACtcaatactttttctttctctgctttGAAGGTTCTGATTTTTCCCTCCTGACAGTCATGGCATATGATCGGTATGTTGCCATTTGCCATCCATTGCACTATGAAATGGTGATGAATTGGAAAtactgtactgaaataataattttGGTGTGGGTTACAGGTCTCCTCTATGGAATGTTACATACCACTGCTACTTTTTCCGTCCCTTTTTGTTCTAATGTGGTCAATCAATTCTTTTGTGAAATTCCAAATTTGCTAAAACTTTCATGCTCTGACATAAATCTGCCTGAGGTTGGAATTCTTGTGGCCAGTGTTATTGCTGGGCTAGGTTGTTTTACTTTTATAGTCTTATCTTATGCAGTGATCTTCAAGACAGTGTTAAGAATACCTTCTGAAAAAGGAAGGCAAAAAGCCTTATCCACTTGTATTCCCCATCTTACAGTAGTATCTATATTATTACTAAGTGGATGCATTGCCAATCTGAGACCTTCTTCTAATACTCCGTCTTACTTAGATTTTGGGTTGACTGTTCTGTAtgccctccttccatccctgttCAATCCAATCATCTATAGCATGAGAAATAAGAATATAAAATCTGTCCTTTCTAAACTGTGGTGA